The nucleotide window tccttttacCTGCAAGAGGCTGTGCTGCAGAGTATTCCCAATATCCCATCAGCTGGAtcagtgtagagagagagaggcagagctcTCACAAGAGCTAGTAATTTAGCTGGATGCAGGTTCCtgtcaataacgagacaaggcttcatattttgggttaagcagaactgatttaatgGGCACAcaagcatttcttttatacaacttttcccacaaggttaccacccatgtggaccttgttgggcaccgaaGACACAAACTTAATGACCAATCATTTACAGttacacagttaaacactcccagtcATTACTGTACATTCTTTCCCTCTGtccgggagataattgagttaattgctgtatcagctcaattatctccaagcgaaaaaaatactttttacccAATTTTTATAACAcctaaactatacattcaataaaacttaaattttctgAACAAGCATAATTAGGGGACAAACATACTCAATCATatgaatcggttcaggggtttgggcgATAACTGGAAGTCCCATCCCTGCCCAGCCACACACGAggctcttgcccaaaatagttcattGCATTCAGCTGGTGCGGCCGGTCCCTTTTCGTACAATTAAAATACTGAACAGTCATGCTTATTATTGTTCGTGCCTTTGCTGGTCATGTGCCGCCTCGTTCGTGCAATACTTTTACCGAACGCCGCCTCATTCGTATGAATGTGTGCGAAGctaagtggtcctggaagtctcagcggtgttggGGAGTTTGagtgtctgaaaatagttccagacactcgacgaccaaacaccgctggacgcgttcgacaaaacaagatggccgctgccacgtgttcgtaaatacgaaacgacggccacccagtgaaccactttGAACGTTTGCGGTTTGCGGTCTGGCACAGAGTCAAGGAATTAAATGGTGACACACGCCTAGGCTGGGTAATCTCTGGTTCGGCAGTTTGTTCATACGAATGGGTTAACAGTATCATTCGTTTTCCCATTCATATGTTAAATATAGCAATGGTAACAAATCCAGGGGGTTACAATGTTTCAAGTCTGTGGGCCAGACAATAACCGGGGTTCTGTTACAGCAGGTTTCTCAAGGGTTTTCTTATTTCCAGGTTGGATGTGGATATCAGGTGGTCCAAGCTCTCAGAGCTTGAGGAGGCTGATCCGCCTTGGGAGGATTCTGGCATCATATTGGGGCCTGCGGCACCATGTTGCATTACCAGGTCTGCATTATCTTGAAAATGTTTTAAGGCCCCAGATTTCCCGGTACATTGTTTGCCAGGCGGTTGTTAGGTCAATAGAGAATGTTTTGGATGTCCCATGGCTAGTCAGGAGCCCGATGAATAGGGATTAGCTGTAGGCACGCTCAGAGCAGATTTAGACGTGTCCATCTAGCTTTGAGGTTGGCTCCACCGCCTTGTTTTTATTCTACATATTGgggttgagttttttttttgtcatgttacaatgctgccaccaaaCGTGTACTATTAAGGGTTAAAAAGTGTAAAGGGATTCAAAATGTAGAAAGAAAGTCTGCACACATATGGCAAGTACACTTTGTTTTAGATACATGTGATTTAATTGTAACTCCGTAACCCCTATACTCTGACTGAATATATCTGTGGAAGAGTCTCCCTAGTCCCGCAATGTGATAGTGTGATATAGTTTTTGTgttcccaaacatcagccaagacttgatgaagggtaaatcagaatgtttgttttattagggcAAGTTGCCTGGTTATATACAAAGACCCCCGAAATGGGGTTTCCATTCAGTTTTACAGTAAGCATGCCCAGACGCCTCTATGTCTGTGAGATAAGTGTGCTTGATTTTTCTCCCAGGCATTCGAGGTACAATACAAAAccacaaaacaccataaaatgaaTATGTAATGGCTACCCCAGTGGAgagggggtatcagccgttggagacatcCTTCTTCCCGGCAAGATGCTGTGTAGTAATGGAGTAGCCTTCTTTCTATCAGCTGGATCCAAGTAGAGAGGGAGAggtagagctcttaaaagagctagtgattagctgagcaggttccctttcaataacgagacaaagctacgttttgaagggtaaaATAGAACTGAGGTTTTAATGACAGGTGCtctcatgcaagggagacacccacagacaattagacattaaccaatcagacaatggttacaacccacataTTCCCTTCCCTCTGctagggagataattgagtttcttactgtatctactcaattatctcaaaGCTAAATCTtatactttttatgcatttttataattttctgaTTTTTCATCATGCAGGAATaaaacttggggacaaacatattcaaaattcgtgcaAATCCGTTCAGGGATATTAAAAAGTGTCTttgtatgcccaaaacagttccacagattcaggctgtgcggtcggtctatttctgccctgaaaaataacaaagtcccacgCGAAGGCGGCGTTTGaatagtcgaagtgtcgaagtgaaaatGGGGTtaagcttcagcggtgttcgttagtTAAGTAGAGGtctatttttcattaaaaagatgacaaagtcccattcgaacgtgcatttgaatcttcgaacgggacttagtctccagccgcagtgttgaAGGATAGGGAAAGGTACAGGTCAGCAGTGTTCGTTCAATtgtgtggccgatttccgttccagggatttgatggcacacaccgctgacctcgttcgactgaattaaaatggccgccgccacgtgttcgattgtctaatggcggccacttagactacttcggcacttcggctgtatctgaAGTGTCATATCAAATGTACCAATCCTTTGCacaaaacagttaaagggccagaaagtCTTTGTTCTTAGGTACAGGGCAATGTGGATGATGGCAGGGAAACAAAAGGTAGAGGTTCCCAGGCAACATGGTAGGAGGTTGTTACAGTATACAAGTTTGATAAGAACCCCCACAAgaattatatccccggatagcccggATTTGAGTGTCCAAGTTGTGCAAATATCGCTCGAATCCGTGTAGTATAGGTGAATTGCCAGCGAGGAAAGGAGATAGTGACTGGTCAACTGTGTGGAGTTCCTGTATCAACATAAACTAAGTCTCCCTCTGGCATATGTAGTGAATGTTCCCCTTGTTTGGGAaaatcttttctctgaaaagtgctCTCTTGGCTTGTCTGGTAACCGAGTAGGCAACATTATGATTTTTACGTTGTTCGTTAGGCATAGTGTCATTTTACATTTTGCCAAGTGAATAAAAGTAAGTTTGTATTCGCAATTGTTATATTATAATGGGAATTAGagcacacaaatatttttttaaggtaTTACTTAATCACCATAATGTTACATAGTCATATTTCTGATGTTTCATGAAAATAAAGTCATTTTTTAAGTATGGTAAACCATACATCagttatagattattttttttcataactcccagtacatttttttttcagatatttCCAGCAGCAGAAGTCTTTCTAAAGGACAGGACAACAACAGAAATATACTAAGCAAGATTATGAAGAAATCTTTTAATAAGACAACCAAGGATTCCAGCTCTCCAAACTCAAGCAATCTCTCAGAACCCTATATGTCTACAAAGGAGATagtaaacataaacacaaaacctttctcatgttctgaatgcggaaaatgttttcgctggcagtcacacattgttgtacatcagagaactcacacaggagagaaacctttctcatgtgctgaatgtgggaaatgttttagcgtGCACTCAGGTCTTGTTAAACATCagcgaactcacacaggagagaaacctttctcatgtgctgaatgtgggaaatgttttagcgcGCACTCAGGTCTTGCtaatcatcagagaactcacacaggagaaaaacctttctcatgtgctgaatgtgggaaatgttttaacagGCATGCTTACCTTGTTTTACAccagagaacacacacaggagagaaacctttctcatgttctgaatgtggaaaatgttttagccaTAACTCAACTCTAGATaagcatcagagaactcacacaggagagaaacctttctcatgttctgaatgtgggaaatgttttagctaTAACTCAGCTCTAGTTaagcatcagagaactcacacaggagagaaacctttctcatgttctgaatgtgagaaATCTTTTAGCTGGCACTCAAATCTTGTttcacatcagagaactcacacaggagagaaacctttctcatgttctgaatgtggaaaatgttttcgcGGGCAAGCAAATCTTGTTAAACATCAGAGAacccacacaggagagaaacctttctcatgttctgaatgtgggaaaagtTTTAACGGGCACTCAAATCTTGTTACACATCAGAGAacccacacaggagagaaacctttctcatgttctgaatgtgggagatGGTTTAGACATAACGCAACTGTAGTtaaacatcagagaactcacacaagagagaaacctttctcatgtggtgaatgtgggaaatgctttAACAAGCACTCAAATCTTAAAGCACATCAGAGAATCCACACAggtgagaaacctttctcatgtacaGAAAGGAGAAATAGTTTTGTCAGTAAACCAGATTTTGTTAAACATAACTGACACAGTAgagtttttataatatatttatgaaTTAACATGGGAATAAAACCTCTAATACTGTGAATTGTTCACATCCTGACACAATATATAATACCTTTGACAGTAGCAACGTATAAATGATGCATTGGTGTTGCGATTGTGTTATCTCTACAGAGCCCCTCTTTACTTTTCTCCCCTTTGATATTACTGTTAAATTAGGCTCTGACGGCCGTGGGTCTCGTGAGATTTAGACTGGGGAAGCTGAACGGAGCTGCTGCAAAGGTAACAGCTTGCTCCCGGTCCCCAACAGGACtgctgggcttgtaatgagcctggcggtcctggtctgtatatattgtgtgtataatattttaaaaataaataattcattttaaaaagtaaaaataattgcatAAATTTAAAATAGTTATataattatatgtgtgtgtgtgtgtgtgtatatatatatatatatatatatatatatatatatataaatacacttagaatgaataaatatatatatgtgtatgtgtatagaaataatatgaaatatattatatatatatatttatatatatatatatatatatattcaaatacacaattacataaacaatttcataaatatacaggtAGACTTCatctataaatatgtatatgtatttaaattcttttttttttagacattctttatttgtaatagttttcaaaatagggagggagacagaaaaaagaaaaggggggggggagggggagcaagatATACTTTACAGAATACAGTGCATTGATAAACAGTTTGAATGGCTACCTCAAGTCAAAGGCAATTTCTGTAACACCTGTACCATTGACATCTAGCCTGTCCGCACCTTGTCTGCAAGGGCGGAGTCTCGCCGGGGAGCGGAGCCGTGGAGAGGGCAATTGACACATGGAGCAGGCAGGTCCGGGGTAGCAGAGGAGTGTGAACCCATGTCTGGGTCGGCAGGTGGAGGTCACCCTACCTAGGAAAGTACCTGACTCGTAGTGAGGGTAGGGCTCTTGTCACTAAAGACCGTGTCCTGGGTCAGGcacaggagaggggggaacaggaggggaggaggagagaaggGGAAGGGTTGAGACCAGGGTTATCCCCAGGAGGCGCGGAGCAGAACTGTAAGTTTAGTCGTCTATGGATTGTCGGAGGCAGAGCAGGCTGGTCAGGCCTGTCCACGGGCAATGTAGGACGTCCATGGGTACCACAGGAGAGCACATTTGTCCGAGCGTTCCTGCAGGGAAGCGGTCAACATTTCCATGTTATGAATTTCCTCTACCTTATCCACCCATTGTCTATATGTGGGCACTGCCTGGCTTTTCCAGAGCAGAGGGATGAGACTTTTTGcggcagagagcaggtgtatcgtGAGCGTCTTCTTATACCTTTGGACCGACATGGCTGTGTGGTGCAGGAGCATTGGTAGCGGTTGCAGTGGGAGGTCCGGGTCTACAATTTCGGTGATCTTAGTGTGTATCAACTGCCAGAATGGGACAATGTGgggacaggtccaccatatgtggaggttggtgcccggggcagagccacatctccagcagtcgCCAGAGGAAGTGCCATACATGCGTTTAAGCATGTCAGGAGTTCTGTACCATTGAGTGAGCAGTTTATAGCTCATTTCCTGGTACTTAGAGCTAATGGAGCACTTGTGGGTCAAGAggaagattttgtcccactcctgggcCGTCAGGTGCATCCCTGTCTCCCTTTCCCATTTATCCGTATATCCTAGTGGGCTTTCATTGCCCAGGGCTTGTAGCATAATGTAAAGATGTGATACGGCATGGTCTAGGTGTTTCCTGTCGGTACATAGGCGCTCGAAATCTGTCAGTGGTCTGTGTAAGTGGTCTATACCTTGGAGGCTCATGTAGTAGGTCTTCACCTGGTGATAACGGAACCTGTCCAGGGTGGTTGGTCTCTGTGCCGTCACTACGTCAGTCAGTGGTTTAAGGGTCCTGTCTCCTGTCCATTGACGAAGGTAGATCCAGTCCGTCTGTGtgaaatttcggaatgccgagggGGGAAGACCCCCTGCCAGATTTGGGTTGTATGTTAGAGGAGTAAGTGGGTTCGGAGATGTGGTGAGTCGGTGCGCGTAACGCAGTGTGCACCATACCCTAAGGGTAGCATCGATAAGTGGGTTGTGGGTCCGGAGTTCCGCGAACGTGAGGGATCCAAGCCATAGCCTGGCCGGGATCGTCCCCCCGGCCTGCTGCACCTCCATGGGTACCCATCTTTTGGCCCCAGGGCGTGCATGCCAGTCCACTACCCGTTGAAGGTGTGTGGCGCGATAGTATTGCTGCATAGAGGGCAGTCCGGCTCCCCCCGCCGATTTTGGCCGTTCTAAAGTGGATCTACGGATGCGGGAAGCGGAGCGGTTCCAGATAAAGTTGCGTATTTCCCTCGTTAGGGTGCGGAAAAACGCTTGGGGTATCGCGACAGGTAGAGCCGCGAAGAGGTACAACAGTCTagggaggacgttcattttaagTGCCTGAATACGGCCAAACCAGGTGAGATATTGTGGTGACCAGCGAAGGAGATCCTTTTGGATGGCCGTTAGGAGGGGCGGAAAGTTAGCTGTGTATAAGTGTGTCAGATCGCGTGGTAGCCAGGTGCCTAGGTATTTTAGTTTGGTGGGTTGCCAGGAAAAGGAGAACAGACTTTGCAGACGGTCAGCGAAGCCGGCGTCACTCAGCAGCGACATGGCTTCAGATTTATCGATGTTGAGTTTTAGATTGGAAACTTGACGGTACTCGCGGAACGCTTGAAGGAGGTTAGGGATGGAGATTAGAGGTTGTTCTATAAAAAACAGCATATCATCCGCGTAGGCGGCCAGTTTGTGTTCCTCGGCTCCCATCGTCACCCCTGTAatgcccccgtcccgtctgaccgcctccagaaatggttctagagagagggcaaacaggaggggggacagggggcatccctggcgagtgCCGTTACTGATGGGGAATGGTTGGGTAAGGGTCCCGTTGACTCGGATCCGCGCCGTCGGTGTCGTGTACAGCGCCGACACCCAGTTG belongs to Pelobates fuscus isolate aPelFus1 chromosome 7, aPelFus1.pri, whole genome shotgun sequence and includes:
- the LOC134568482 gene encoding gastrula zinc finger protein XlCGF17.1-like, producing the protein MKKSFNKTTKDSSSPNSSNLSEPYMSTKEIVNINTKPFSCSECGKCFRWQSHIVVHQRTHTGEKPFSCAECGKCFSVHSGLVKHQRTHTGEKPFSCAECGKCFSAHSGLANHQRTHTGEKPFSCAECGKCFNRHAYLVLHQRTHTGEKPFSCSECGKCFSHNSTLDKHQRTHTGEKPFSCSECGKCFSYNSALVKHQRTHTGEKPFSCSECEKSFSWHSNLVSHQRTHTGEKPFSCSECGKCFRGQANLVKHQRTHTGEKPFSCSECGKSFNGHSNLVTHQRTHTGEKPFSCSECGRWFRHNATVVKHQRTHTREKPFSCGECGKCFNKHSNLKAHQRIHTGEKPFSCTERRNSFVSKPDFVKHN